A window of Deltaproteobacteria bacterium contains these coding sequences:
- the rlmN gene encoding 23S rRNA (adenine(2503)-C(2))-methyltransferase RlmN, producing the protein MRQNILDLSRDQLSQWCEEKGLKKYISGQVYQWLYSKKAPSFEEMTDLAIPMRALFAEYFEIGRLEVGARHHSAVDRSTKFLYRLHDTNSVEAVLMPQKNRTTLCLSSQVGCAMGCKFCKTAEMKLVRNLTPGEILGQILETQRQLPPEERISNIVLMGMGEPLHNYDSVIQAIRIMTDPKGLGISQRKVTLSTVGLAPEIERFGKDTGVKLALSLNATTEEGRGDLMPVTRKYSLERVLEACKVYTKDQPNRRVTFEYVMLAGINDSLDDAKRLSQIGSHLPCKINLIPYNEYPSSPYKRPTEEKVRAFFTYLADRHFQVNIRYSKGLDVNGACGQLCVSTSSPH; encoded by the coding sequence ATGCGCCAAAATATCCTTGATCTCTCCCGGGATCAGCTTTCCCAGTGGTGCGAGGAGAAAGGTCTCAAAAAGTACATCTCAGGGCAGGTTTATCAGTGGCTTTATTCGAAGAAGGCGCCGTCATTCGAAGAGATGACAGATTTGGCGATTCCGATGCGGGCCCTTTTTGCCGAGTATTTTGAGATCGGTCGTCTTGAGGTCGGTGCAAGACATCACTCCGCTGTCGATCGTTCGACTAAATTTCTCTACAGGCTTCACGATACTAATTCTGTTGAGGCTGTCCTGATGCCCCAAAAAAACAGAACGACACTCTGTCTCTCATCTCAGGTCGGGTGTGCGATGGGATGCAAGTTTTGCAAGACGGCGGAGATGAAACTTGTCAGAAACTTAACTCCGGGGGAGATATTGGGGCAGATCCTCGAGACGCAAAGACAGCTCCCTCCAGAAGAGAGGATTTCTAACATAGTCCTGATGGGGATGGGAGAGCCGCTCCATAATTATGATTCTGTGATTCAGGCGATCCGGATCATGACAGATCCGAAAGGGCTCGGGATTTCACAGAGGAAGGTCACACTCTCTACCGTCGGCCTGGCGCCTGAGATCGAAAGGTTTGGAAAGGATACTGGGGTCAAACTCGCACTCTCGCTGAATGCGACCACCGAAGAGGGGAGAGGGGATTTGATGCCGGTGACGCGTAAATATTCTCTCGAGCGTGTCCTTGAAGCGTGTAAGGTTTATACAAAAGATCAACCCAATCGGCGTGTGACCTTTGAATATGTGATGTTGGCAGGGATCAACGACTCACTCGACGACGCGAAGAGACTCTCCCAGATAGGTTCTCATCTCCCCTGCAAGATAAATCTGATCCCATACAACGAATACCCCTCGTCACCTTATAAACGTCCGACTGAGGAGAAAGTACGTGCCTTCTTTACGTATCTCGCTGATCGGCACTTTCAGGTAAATATCCGGTACTCGAAGGGACTCGATGTGAATGGTGCGTGCGGGCAGTTGTGTGTCTCAACCTCTTCTCCTCATTGA
- the mtnP gene encoding S-methyl-5'-thioadenosine phosphorylase produces the protein MLEKLIGIIGGSGLYEMEGLKVLEEKRLETPFGAPSDAYIMGVLEGKKVVFLPRHGRGHRVSPSELNFRANIWGLKKLGCEWIIGVSAVGSLKEKIRPGDMVIIDQFVDRTKGRASTFFTDGVVAHVTFADPLCPALRKQLIDSGKKVGATVHEGGAYLCMEGPQFSTRAESNLYREWGMDVIGMTNLQEAKLAREAEICYATIALSTDYDCWHEHHEDVTIEAVLDVLKKNVETAKRMIRETVVQLPESRTCPCESAMKNAILTDRKLIPEKTRERLKVIAGKYL, from the coding sequence ATGCTCGAAAAACTGATTGGAATTATCGGTGGCAGTGGTCTCTACGAGATGGAGGGGCTCAAGGTCCTCGAGGAGAAGAGGCTTGAGACGCCGTTTGGGGCCCCTTCGGATGCCTATATCATGGGGGTTCTCGAGGGGAAGAAGGTCGTCTTTCTGCCACGACATGGGCGAGGGCATCGAGTCTCTCCCTCCGAACTTAATTTCAGGGCGAATATCTGGGGGCTGAAGAAGCTTGGGTGTGAGTGGATCATCGGTGTCTCTGCGGTCGGAAGTTTGAAGGAGAAGATCCGGCCGGGGGATATGGTGATCATCGATCAGTTTGTGGATCGGACGAAGGGGCGCGCCTCGACGTTTTTTACCGATGGGGTTGTCGCCCATGTCACCTTTGCCGATCCGCTCTGTCCGGCGCTTCGCAAGCAGCTCATCGATTCTGGGAAAAAGGTGGGTGCGACTGTGCATGAAGGAGGGGCCTACCTCTGCATGGAGGGACCCCAGTTTTCAACCCGTGCTGAATCGAATCTCTATCGCGAGTGGGGGATGGATGTAATCGGGATGACCAATCTTCAGGAGGCAAAGCTGGCGCGTGAGGCAGAAATCTGCTATGCGACGATTGCCCTTTCGACAGACTATGATTGTTGGCATGAACATCATGAAGATGTGACGATCGAGGCGGTTTTGGATGTTTTGAAGAAAAATGTTGAAACAGCGAAACGCATGATTCGGGAAACGGTTGTCCAACTCCCTGAGAGCCGTACCTGTCCCTGTGAAAGTGCGATGAAAAATGCAATCCTCACCGATCGCAAGTTGATTCCCGAAAAAACTCGGGAGCGGCTGAAGGTGATTGCCGGAAAGTATCTCTGA
- a CDS encoding sugar kinase translates to MGTILVVGTVAIDSIETPFGKEDEVLGGSATHFAAAASFLAPVRLVGIVGEDFPLDDLKFLKARKVDLSGLKVGRGKSFRWAGRYSYDMNRRDTLRTELGVIENYSPEIPAEWKNPDHLFLGNIDPKFQMKVLEEAGRPKKIYIDTMNLWIETQRKWVEEVLAKAHLVVINEEEARQLTKETSLVKAAKQIGSWGPVAIVIKRGEYGALLFYKGEIFSAPGLPLEEVKDPTGAGDTFAGGLVGYLAMSDQFDFEHLKKGVIIGSAMASFNVEDFGPNRLKDLEIGEIQGRIAEFQKLGSFGKIEI, encoded by the coding sequence ATGGGAACGATTCTTGTGGTTGGAACAGTCGCGATTGATTCTATCGAGACCCCCTTTGGCAAGGAAGACGAGGTGCTTGGTGGTTCGGCGACCCATTTTGCTGCCGCTGCGAGTTTTTTGGCTCCCGTAAGGCTTGTCGGGATTGTCGGTGAAGATTTCCCATTAGACGATCTCAAATTCCTGAAGGCGAGGAAGGTTGACCTTTCAGGACTCAAGGTCGGCCGGGGAAAATCATTCCGATGGGCTGGTCGTTACAGCTACGACATGAATCGACGCGACACCCTCCGGACAGAGCTCGGGGTTATTGAGAATTATTCTCCAGAAATTCCGGCGGAGTGGAAAAATCCGGACCACCTTTTCCTGGGAAATATTGATCCAAAATTTCAGATGAAGGTTCTGGAGGAGGCTGGTCGCCCCAAGAAGATTTATATTGATACGATGAATCTCTGGATAGAGACCCAAAGAAAATGGGTGGAGGAGGTCCTCGCGAAGGCCCACCTTGTCGTCATCAATGAAGAAGAGGCACGCCAGTTAACAAAAGAAACCTCTCTTGTGAAGGCGGCAAAACAGATTGGATCCTGGGGACCTGTGGCGATTGTGATCAAGCGAGGAGAATACGGGGCGCTGCTTTTTTACAAGGGGGAGATCTTTTCGGCCCCCGGTCTTCCGTTAGAAGAGGTCAAGGATCCTACAGGGGCAGGCGATACCTTTGCTGGAGGTCTGGTCGGTTATCTTGCGATGTCTGACCAGTTTGATTTTGAGCATTTGAAAAAAGGGGTGATTATCGGAAGTGCGATGGCTTCTTTTAATGTGGAGGATTTTGGACCGAATCGTCTGAAAGATCTTGAAATCGGAGAGATTCAAGGGAGAATAGCGGAGTTTCAGAAACTGGGATCATTTGGGAAGATCGAGATCTAA
- a CDS encoding helix-turn-helix domain-containing protein yields MENETLGQFLRREREFRGLTLEDISQQTKISIRFLKCIEADLWNDLPEGAFIRGFLRCTAQAIGVPREEVMRRFESLQPKESSLENPFRKFRGIEVKNQFFIFLVFAIVVILLAAYLSSR; encoded by the coding sequence ATGGAAAATGAAACGCTGGGACAATTTTTGAGGAGAGAACGGGAGTTTCGAGGGCTGACCCTCGAGGATATTTCTCAGCAGACAAAGATCAGTATCCGATTCTTGAAGTGTATAGAGGCCGATCTTTGGAATGATCTCCCTGAGGGGGCCTTTATCAGGGGGTTTTTGAGATGCACTGCGCAGGCGATCGGGGTTCCCCGGGAAGAGGTAATGCGACGCTTCGAGTCTCTGCAGCCGAAAGAGTCCTCGCTTGAGAACCCTTTTCGGAAGTTTCGTGGGATTGAAGTCAAAAACCAGTTTTTTATCTTTCTTGTCTTTGCGATTGTTGTGATCTTGCTTGCAGCGTATCTGTCTTCGAGATAA
- the recO gene encoding DNA repair protein RecO, with protein sequence MEGTLAIVLKVIPRGEDDLLCDFLTEKKGRLWALARSARKSRKRFGSTLTALNIVTVDLVEKANSSLLFLQESNVSLPLTHLQEELERLGCAFYLVEAIRGMTPEHSPEPQKFHLLLESLQKLNRGEGPPDVRKFFERSLLKISGFEPHLSSCLKCGAKEEKRYFVFKEGGVYCHRCLPARERFEVVSKGREERIFTLFLEYCMGKSFKSKVLCPLPAF encoded by the coding sequence ATGGAAGGAACCTTAGCTATCGTCTTGAAAGTCATCCCACGTGGTGAGGATGATCTCCTCTGTGATTTCCTGACAGAAAAAAAGGGGCGTCTCTGGGCATTGGCCCGTTCGGCACGTAAAAGTCGCAAGCGATTCGGATCGACACTTACCGCCTTGAACATTGTCACGGTCGATCTGGTGGAAAAGGCGAATTCTTCGCTACTTTTTTTGCAAGAATCGAATGTCTCTCTTCCGCTGACTCATCTTCAGGAGGAGCTGGAACGATTGGGGTGTGCCTTTTATCTTGTTGAGGCAATCCGGGGAATGACGCCGGAACACTCCCCGGAACCCCAGAAGTTTCACCTGCTCCTGGAATCCCTTCAAAAATTGAATAGAGGAGAAGGCCCACCCGATGTTCGGAAGTTTTTTGAGCGGTCTCTGCTCAAAATTTCAGGGTTTGAACCGCACCTTTCCAGTTGTCTCAAGTGCGGGGCAAAAGAAGAGAAGCGTTATTTTGTTTTTAAAGAGGGGGGGGTTTATTGCCATCGGTGTCTTCCTGCACGAGAGAGGTTTGAGGTTGTGTCTAAAGGGCGGGAAGAACGTATCTTTACTCTCTTTCTTGAATACTGTATGGGTAAGTCTTTCAAATCAAAGGTCTTATGCCCACTCCCCGCTTTTTAA
- a CDS encoding AarF/ABC1/UbiB kinase family protein: MPTPRFLRAYWLFLVVLTSYLLVWVKKRILGEGWMKPRISEIHRRNARRIERTILDLKGLFIKVGQMLSIMSNFLPDELRSGLEGLQDAVPPHPYPAIEKRFLQEFSKRPLDLFRSFEEKPIASASLGQVHVAYLADGTKVAVKVQYPEIEKIVRSDLKTLKRIFGLLHLFFPAYGLRQVYAEIAQVIQQELDYQYEAKNLEAIRKNFEKEEDFLFPDIFWDLSTKRILTLRFMEGIKVSAVDELKAQKIDPTTIATKIIHAYCKQIFLDGVYHADPHPGNLLVQDNGKIILVDFGAIATVSEPMRKGMARFAEGLIKRDTRILADAMRQMGFVAREEGMEPFEGLIDYFYGKLSNLKIESFKDLNVSGIQSLEEILELKKLKINFKDLMGSFHVPKDWVLLERTMLLVFGLSSHLDPKLNPMEIVLPYVERFVLQDKPISEVVVSLTKEVALSYLQLPREIHRSLQRLHAGELSFKSPELKAQTQKIYLLGHQILYGLLFLGGLFLGLRFEEVGFVAESRYAYGGGGLFGFVLLLSLIKNRRG; this comes from the coding sequence ATGCCCACTCCCCGCTTTTTAAGGGCCTACTGGCTCTTTTTGGTTGTTCTCACCTCCTACCTCCTGGTTTGGGTCAAAAAGAGGATTCTCGGTGAGGGATGGATGAAACCCCGCATATCGGAGATCCACCGCCGTAATGCGCGTCGGATCGAAAGGACGATCCTCGATCTGAAGGGGCTTTTCATCAAGGTCGGACAGATGCTCTCGATCATGAGCAATTTCCTTCCAGACGAGCTTCGAAGTGGCCTGGAGGGGCTTCAGGATGCGGTTCCGCCCCACCCCTATCCGGCGATCGAAAAGAGATTCCTTCAGGAATTTTCGAAGCGGCCCCTCGATCTTTTCCGAAGTTTTGAAGAAAAACCGATCGCCTCGGCATCTCTTGGTCAGGTGCATGTCGCTTATCTGGCCGATGGGACGAAGGTTGCCGTGAAGGTACAATATCCAGAGATCGAAAAGATCGTTCGGTCCGATCTAAAAACCTTAAAGAGGATCTTTGGCCTGCTTCATCTCTTCTTTCCCGCTTACGGTCTCAGACAAGTTTATGCGGAGATCGCTCAGGTGATTCAACAGGAGCTCGACTATCAGTATGAGGCGAAGAATCTTGAGGCGATCCGGAAAAATTTTGAGAAGGAAGAGGATTTTCTCTTCCCCGATATTTTTTGGGATCTTTCCACAAAGAGGATCCTGACCCTTCGATTCATGGAAGGGATTAAAGTCTCCGCTGTTGACGAATTGAAGGCACAGAAGATCGATCCGACAACCATTGCGACAAAAATCATCCACGCCTATTGCAAACAGATTTTTCTGGACGGTGTTTATCACGCTGACCCTCATCCGGGGAATCTCCTTGTTCAGGACAACGGTAAAATCATCCTGGTTGACTTCGGGGCGATCGCGACCGTCTCTGAGCCGATGCGAAAGGGGATGGCCCGTTTTGCGGAGGGGTTGATCAAGCGGGACACCCGGATCCTTGCCGATGCGATGCGGCAGATGGGTTTTGTGGCGAGGGAAGAGGGGATGGAGCCTTTCGAAGGGTTGATCGATTATTTTTATGGCAAGCTTTCCAATCTCAAGATCGAGAGCTTCAAGGACCTGAATGTCTCCGGCATCCAGAGCCTCGAGGAAATTCTGGAGCTCAAAAAACTTAAGATCAATTTCAAGGATTTGATGGGTTCCTTCCATGTCCCGAAGGATTGGGTTCTCCTGGAGAGAACGATGCTTCTTGTCTTCGGGCTCTCGAGCCATCTCGATCCTAAATTAAATCCGATGGAGATTGTGCTGCCTTATGTCGAGCGGTTTGTGCTTCAGGACAAACCGATTTCGGAGGTCGTCGTCTCTCTGACGAAAGAGGTCGCCCTTTCCTATCTCCAGCTCCCTCGGGAGATTCACCGATCACTGCAACGTCTGCATGCCGGTGAGCTTTCTTTCAAAAGTCCTGAATTGAAGGCCCAGACACAGAAGATCTATCTCCTGGGGCATCAGATCCTTTATGGGCTTCTCTTTTTAGGGGGGCTCTTTTTGGGGCTTCGGTTTGAAGAGGTTGGCTTTGTTGCCGAATCGCGGTATGCTTACGGCGGTGGCGGTTTGTTTGGTTTTGTCTTGCTTTTGTCGCTCATCAAAAACCGCCGGGGTTAG
- a CDS encoding TonB C-terminal domain-containing protein: MNQPNDRRITIAILFSLLLHLLLLYFFTHPLTLSKVASEELEVFLEKKQIADISPPEKEKRPEKARFLGLYDSQVEEEQVASTPYTAPSGRRIVTDSEGRDLPKKDQEGEGAQYAAKTPDTGVMEQEGEEDLGTVLPEDFFPNIRVGERTYLNVLRYPKIGYFVRIKKIFKLTWDPRPALSQYFFANQIVSANVQATVCFQIDRKGNLRRAFVCRSSGLPLYDEEAIRVVRDSAPFETPPRELLKMDGNNDGVLDISWGFIVYQS; this comes from the coding sequence ATGAATCAGCCCAATGATCGTAGAATTACAATCGCGATTCTTTTTTCGCTCCTGCTCCACCTTTTGCTTCTCTACTTTTTCACGCACCCCTTGACGCTCTCGAAGGTCGCTTCGGAGGAGTTGGAGGTTTTCCTCGAGAAGAAGCAAATCGCCGACATCTCCCCGCCGGAGAAGGAGAAACGACCGGAGAAGGCACGATTTCTGGGGCTCTATGATTCGCAGGTGGAGGAAGAGCAGGTCGCTTCAACACCCTACACCGCTCCTTCGGGCCGTCGGATTGTGACCGATTCAGAGGGGAGGGACCTGCCAAAGAAGGATCAGGAAGGGGAAGGGGCTCAATATGCGGCCAAGACACCTGATACGGGGGTTATGGAACAGGAAGGGGAAGAGGACCTGGGAACGGTCCTCCCCGAGGATTTTTTCCCGAATATCAGGGTCGGAGAGCGTACCTATTTGAATGTTTTGCGTTATCCCAAGATCGGTTATTTTGTCCGGATAAAGAAGATCTTCAAACTGACCTGGGATCCCCGCCCCGCTTTGAGCCAGTATTTTTTTGCTAATCAGATTGTCTCGGCGAATGTGCAGGCAACCGTTTGTTTTCAGATTGATCGGAAGGGGAATCTGAGGCGTGCCTTTGTCTGCCGTTCCTCAGGGCTTCCCCTTTACGACGAAGAGGCGATCCGTGTTGTTCGGGATTCGGCCCCTTTTGAGACCCCTCCACGGGAACTTCTGAAAATGGATGGGAATAATGATGGGGTCCTGGACATCAGCTGGGGTTTTATTGTTTACCAATCCTAA
- the gcvPB gene encoding aminomethyl-transferring glycine dehydrogenase subunit GcvPB: MSQAGEKGFQFDEELIFELSRKGREGFSLPDPSPESPPLPTKLLRSKPARLPEASEPDVVRHFTRLSQWNFSIDTNFYPLGSCTMKHNPRINEEVARYAGFAHVHPYQPVETIQGCLQLISELEAYLCEISGMDAATLQPAAGAHGELTGILMIRAYLESKGNPRKKILIPDSAHGTNPASSAMGNYSVIPLRSNKEGRVVPEEVRREMNEDVAAIMLTNPNTLGLFESEIQEITAIVHEKGGLVYGDGANMNAILGKCRPGDLGIDLLQFNLHKTFTTPHGGGGPGAGPVAVKKILEPFLPIPRIVEQKGSEVRYTLDINCPHSIGRIRSFFGNFGMLVRAYTYIREMGPEGLSKVAELAVLNANYVRSRLEPYYHLPYATRNLHEVVFSDKKQKETGVTTMDIAKRLLDYGYHPPTIYFPLIVFGALMIEPTETESKETVDQFCDTMIQIAKEAQEEPDTLHNAPHQTKLKRLNEAKAARDLKLRYFFQ, from the coding sequence ATGAGCCAAGCGGGCGAAAAAGGATTCCAGTTTGATGAAGAATTGATCTTCGAGCTTTCTCGAAAAGGACGAGAGGGGTTTTCCCTGCCAGACCCCTCCCCGGAATCCCCTCCCCTCCCGACAAAACTGCTTCGATCAAAACCGGCCCGGCTTCCGGAGGCCTCAGAACCGGATGTGGTTCGACATTTCACACGACTTTCGCAATGGAATTTTTCCATCGATACAAACTTTTACCCGCTCGGCTCCTGCACGATGAAACACAATCCGCGTATTAATGAAGAGGTCGCACGGTATGCCGGTTTTGCCCATGTCCATCCCTACCAACCGGTCGAAACGATCCAAGGCTGTCTCCAGCTTATCTCTGAACTCGAGGCTTACCTCTGCGAGATCAGCGGAATGGATGCCGCCACACTCCAACCGGCTGCCGGGGCCCATGGAGAGCTGACCGGGATCCTCATGATCCGTGCCTATCTGGAGTCGAAAGGAAACCCGCGAAAAAAAATCCTGATTCCGGACTCTGCCCACGGGACAAACCCGGCCTCTTCGGCGATGGGAAACTACTCAGTGATTCCGTTACGGAGCAACAAGGAGGGAAGAGTTGTCCCCGAAGAGGTCCGACGCGAGATGAACGAGGATGTCGCGGCGATCATGCTGACAAATCCGAACACCCTGGGGCTTTTTGAGAGTGAGATACAAGAGATCACTGCGATCGTTCATGAGAAGGGAGGCCTTGTCTACGGGGACGGGGCCAACATGAACGCGATCCTCGGTAAATGTCGACCCGGCGATTTGGGCATTGATCTCCTTCAATTCAATCTGCACAAGACATTTACAACCCCGCATGGCGGAGGCGGACCGGGTGCAGGACCGGTGGCGGTGAAGAAAATATTAGAACCGTTTTTGCCGATTCCGAGAATTGTTGAACAAAAAGGATCGGAAGTGCGATACACCCTCGACATCAATTGTCCCCACTCGATCGGTCGTATCCGTTCTTTTTTTGGTAACTTCGGGATGTTGGTCCGCGCCTACACCTACATTCGAGAGATGGGACCCGAAGGGCTCTCGAAGGTCGCGGAACTTGCCGTTCTCAATGCCAACTACGTCCGCTCACGTCTCGAACCCTACTACCATCTCCCCTATGCCACCAGAAATCTCCATGAGGTGGTCTTCTCGGACAAGAAACAGAAGGAGACGGGCGTCACAACGATGGATATCGCAAAAAGACTGCTTGATTATGGCTATCACCCCCCGACGATCTATTTTCCCCTCATCGTCTTCGGGGCCCTCATGATTGAACCGACCGAAACGGAATCAAAAGAGACCGTCGATCAATTCTGTGACACGATGATCCAGATTGCAAAAGAGGCACAGGAAGAGCCGGACACGTTGCATAATGCCCCCCACCAGACGAAGCTAAAAAGACTCAATGAGGCGAAGGCGGCCAGAGACCTGAAGCTCCGCTATTTCTTTCAATAA
- the gcvPA gene encoding aminomethyl-transferring glycine dehydrogenase subunit GcvPA, giving the protein MRYLPHTSQEIQEMLQTIGVHSIENLFESIPSSVRLGRPLKLPPPLTEIDLRHHMRQLSRQNAHGEEWASFLGAGCYSHYIPSVVGQLIQRGEFLTAYTPYQPEVSQGTLQAIYEYQTIAAEILGMDIANASHYDGSTATAEAALMALRLVNRPKVLVAETVHPEYRALLKTYLKNQEATLVEIPFTKEGTLDSEFLLSQIDSETACLVAATPNFFGIVEDLTHFAKKLHEAGALLITSSPEPLAFGLFKPPGEMEADIAVAEGQQFGNPLSFGGPSLGLFATRQDFVRNLPGRLVGETVDQEGRRGFVLTLATREQHIRRDRATSNICTNVSLCALAATITLSLWGKGGFERLALNNFQRTENLKKRLREKKFEIPFSGVTFNEFVLRLPKDSEKVLGQLGEKKIFGGVPLECWYPKLENYIVICLTETTSDEQVDRLVEELEAL; this is encoded by the coding sequence TTGCGTTACCTTCCGCATACCTCACAAGAAATTCAGGAAATGCTTCAAACAATCGGTGTCCACTCGATCGAAAATCTATTCGAGTCGATCCCGTCGTCTGTACGACTGGGTCGCCCTCTCAAACTTCCCCCTCCCCTCACTGAAATCGATCTGCGCCATCATATGCGCCAACTTTCACGCCAGAATGCCCATGGAGAGGAGTGGGCCTCTTTTCTGGGGGCAGGCTGTTACTCACATTATATTCCAAGTGTCGTCGGTCAATTGATCCAACGAGGCGAGTTTCTCACCGCCTATACCCCCTATCAACCCGAGGTCTCTCAAGGAACCCTTCAGGCGATCTACGAATATCAGACAATCGCCGCAGAGATTCTCGGCATGGATATTGCGAACGCCTCACACTACGACGGCTCGACCGCCACAGCAGAGGCGGCACTCATGGCCCTTCGACTTGTTAATCGTCCGAAGGTCCTCGTCGCCGAAACCGTTCATCCGGAATATCGAGCCCTCCTGAAAACTTATCTTAAGAATCAGGAAGCAACCCTCGTCGAAATCCCCTTCACAAAAGAGGGGACCCTCGACTCCGAATTCCTCCTCTCTCAAATTGACTCGGAGACCGCCTGCCTCGTGGCGGCAACACCAAATTTCTTCGGCATTGTCGAGGACCTGACTCATTTCGCGAAAAAACTCCATGAGGCGGGGGCCCTCCTGATCACGAGCAGTCCGGAACCGCTCGCCTTCGGCCTATTTAAACCACCGGGGGAGATGGAGGCGGATATCGCGGTGGCCGAGGGACAACAGTTCGGGAACCCTTTAAGCTTTGGCGGGCCTTCCTTGGGTCTCTTCGCGACCCGACAGGATTTCGTCCGAAACCTTCCGGGTCGTCTTGTCGGCGAAACGGTCGATCAGGAGGGACGTCGTGGTTTTGTGCTGACCCTCGCGACCCGGGAACAACATATCCGACGTGATCGGGCCACCTCAAATATCTGCACTAATGTCTCCCTCTGCGCCCTTGCAGCGACCATCACACTTTCCCTGTGGGGGAAAGGGGGATTCGAACGCCTCGCCCTGAACAATTTCCAGAGGACAGAAAATCTCAAAAAAAGACTGCGTGAGAAAAAATTTGAAATCCCGTTCTCCGGAGTGACTTTCAACGAATTTGTCCTCCGACTTCCCAAGGACTCTGAAAAGGTCCTCGGTCAACTTGGAGAGAAAAAGATCTTCGGGGGAGTCCCGCTAGAATGTTGGTATCCAAAGCTTGAAAACTATATCGTTATCTGTCTCACCGAAACCACCTCCGATGAGCAGGTGGACAGGCTTGTCGAGGAGTTAGAGGCGTTATGA
- the gcvH gene encoding glycine cleavage system protein GcvH — MTFPEDLKYTKEHEWIRVKDSVVTIGITDYAQEQLGEVVFIELPDEGEEIVKDDSFGVVESVKSVSDIYAPISGRVIEVNDPLLDNPETLNEEPYGEGWLIKVEIASPAEIDELMTAEHYQAFVKEEQA; from the coding sequence ATGACCTTTCCAGAAGACTTAAAATATACCAAAGAGCATGAATGGATTCGTGTCAAAGACAGTGTCGTCACGATCGGAATCACCGATTATGCCCAGGAACAATTGGGAGAGGTGGTCTTTATAGAGCTCCCGGATGAAGGCGAAGAGATCGTAAAAGATGACTCTTTCGGGGTTGTCGAGTCGGTGAAATCGGTCAGTGATATCTACGCCCCGATTTCGGGTCGTGTCATCGAGGTCAATGACCCCCTCCTGGACAATCCGGAAACGCTGAATGAGGAACCGTACGGAGAGGGATGGCTCATCAAGGTCGAGATCGCAAGCCCTGCAGAAATCGATGAGTTGATGACTGCAGAGCATTATCAGGCTTTTGTCAAAGAAGAGCAGGCTTGA
- the gcvT gene encoding glycine cleavage system aminomethyltransferase GcvT — MNKTPLNSLHRELGARMVDFAGWEMPVQYAGIREEHMAVRTKAGLFDVSHMGEIEIRGTKALGTVQRVTCNDASRLTPGRSQYSALLNPKAGFVDDVMVYCLANDHFLICVNASNTEKDFQWILKNSLPGAEVSNRSDTWGLIALQGPLAREILSSTLKKNHFLEEKIFGCRVLLSGTGYTGEDGFEIFCKSEEAPIIWKGLLEKGRSIGLLPCGLGARDTLRLEASYPLYGHEIDDETNPFEAGLNWIVKMEKGDFIGRGSLSSQNKKKELIGLKLKESGIPRQGYKLFLEGEEVGRVTSGTLSPFSGEAIALAYVNQPLTKEKLVGNKIHVEIREKKKEAVVVPLPFYKR, encoded by the coding sequence ATGAACAAAACACCGCTCAATTCTCTTCATCGTGAGCTTGGAGCCCGCATGGTTGATTTTGCCGGTTGGGAGATGCCGGTTCAATATGCCGGCATTCGCGAGGAACACATGGCGGTTCGGACCAAGGCAGGGCTTTTCGACGTCAGTCATATGGGAGAGATCGAGATCCGAGGCACGAAGGCCTTGGGGACTGTCCAAAGGGTCACCTGTAACGACGCAAGTCGTCTTACCCCCGGTCGCTCCCAATACTCCGCCCTTCTGAACCCCAAAGCAGGTTTTGTGGATGATGTGATGGTCTACTGTCTTGCCAATGACCACTTCCTGATCTGTGTCAACGCCTCGAACACCGAAAAAGATTTTCAGTGGATCCTGAAAAACAGCCTTCCTGGGGCCGAAGTTTCGAATCGAAGCGATACCTGGGGACTCATCGCCTTGCAGGGTCCCCTTGCGCGTGAAATCCTCTCCTCCACGCTCAAGAAAAATCATTTTCTGGAAGAGAAGATCTTTGGCTGTCGTGTCTTGCTGTCCGGAACAGGCTATACCGGAGAGGATGGTTTTGAGATCTTTTGTAAAAGTGAAGAGGCGCCAATTATCTGGAAGGGGCTTCTGGAAAAGGGGCGTTCTATCGGTCTTCTGCCGTGTGGACTCGGCGCTCGAGACACCTTGAGACTCGAGGCCTCCTACCCCCTCTATGGACATGAAATTGACGACGAAACGAACCCTTTTGAGGCAGGCCTGAATTGGATCGTTAAAATGGAAAAGGGGGACTTCATCGGTCGAGGATCACTCTCTTCACAGAATAAGAAAAAAGAGCTGATCGGTTTGAAGCTCAAGGAGTCTGGAATTCCGCGACAAGGATATAAATTATTCCTCGAAGGAGAAGAAGTCGGCAGGGTGACGAGCGGGACCCTCTCCCCTTTTAGCGGGGAGGCGATTGCGCTGGCTTATGTGAATCAACCCTTGACAAAGGAAAAATTAGTCGGAAATAAGATCCACGTAGAAATCAGGGAAAAGAAAAAGGAAGCGGTCGTTGTTCCGCTTCCATTCTACAAGAGGTAA